A region of the Deltaproteobacteria bacterium genome:
CAAAAACTGGTCCGGCAAATTAGAGCCCGAAAGAAAGCCGGGTCGTTGTCGAGGATCATTAAAGAAAAATGTCGAGAAGCCGGAGTTAATGAAATTGAGCTAAAATCTGGGAGCCGCCGAAAGGCCGTGTCGGAACTTCGAAGAAGGCTCTGTTTTTATTTATACAGGGAACTGGGACTCCCTATGGCTGAGATCGCTCGCCAGGTTGGAGTTGGGACAACTGGGGTGGCTATGGCAATTAAAGCGATGGAAGCAGCTACTAAAACTGAATGAAATGAACAACGTCCCCAATGCATGCAATCATAAATGTGGAATCTGAAGGTTAAAATCATTAAAGTCGGTTCCTCCACAATTGATCCGGGAAATTCTGCCTCGCCGATCCAGGCCGGGCTGAAGTACCAAATGGGGATCGGAGGAGGATCTTCAGTGGTTGTTATCCAGGAGGGCGATGAGACCCTCTTGGTGGATACCGGCTATGAACGGGAAGGGGATGTTTCCTCTGAAAATAAGACCCGAAACTGGGCCTTGTTGAAGGGCCTGTTGGAACGGAACGGGTTCCGGTCCGAGGCAATCTCCAAAGTTTTCATCACCCATTTTCATCAGGATCATTGTGGCAGCCTGGAATATTTTGACCAGGCCAAATGGTATGCTCTGGATTCAGCCCTGGCTGAACTCAACAGTCCGAGCAAAGAACAATTCACTCCTCTAAAGGATGGGGATCAAATTCTGCCCCATACGTGGGTTATGCACACACCGGGGCACACCAAAGAGCACTGTTCCCTTCTATGGTCGGATGAACAGGAAAAGATTAAAGTGGCTATTTGCGGAGATGCCATTATCAACCTTTCCTGGCTTCAATCGGGACATGTCTGGAAATTCAATGAAGATTTTTATGACAAAAAGGTTGCCCAAGAAAGCAGTAGACGATTGATTCAACAAGCGGATATTTTGATCCCCGGCCATGGTCAGCCATTTTTTAGGCCTACAAGGTAATCCCCCATAAGAGACAGTGGCCATCAACGGGCGTTGCGATACCGTGGTGCGCATCTTTGTTCCGGTGCCAATTTGGTCTTTCCTTTTTCCCCAACTCATAGTAATTTTCTTATCAGATCTGTTTTTCTATACGAGGATTCCATGACTAAAAAAACTGATAACCAAGTCGAGCCTGTCCTGAAAAGGGTAGAAAAAAACCTCGACCTGCCTTATCATTCGATCCAAGCCAAAGACTGGGACGGGTTGGAGCGGGTCCTCTGCGACCTGTGTTTTTTAGAGAAAAAAATCGCGACCGGGTT
Encoded here:
- a CDS encoding MBL fold metallo-hydrolase translates to MVVIQEGDETLLVDTGYEREGDVSSENKTRNWALLKGLLERNGFRSEAISKVFITHFHQDHCGSLEYFDQAKWYALDSALAELNSPSKEQFTPLKDGDQILPHTWVMHTPGHTKEHCSLLWSDEQEKIKVAICGDAIINLSWLQSGHVWKFNEDFYDKKVAQESSRRLIQQADILIPGHGQPFFRPTR